The following are encoded together in the Triticum dicoccoides isolate Atlit2015 ecotype Zavitan chromosome 6B, WEW_v2.0, whole genome shotgun sequence genome:
- the LOC119323743 gene encoding dof zinc finger protein 2-like isoform X1: MDAAQWHQGLGLVKPMEEMIMAGNPNPNSNGNPNPQPAQPSGTEAQRAPVPGPPAAGAGAAAGTGSTERKAARPQKEKAINCPRCNSTNTKFCYYNNYSLQQPRYFCKTCRRYWTEGGSLRNVPVGGGSRKNKRSSSSVVSSAVGAVPTSAAASGTVPVGGMAAKNPKLMHEGAHDLNLAFPHHHGRVLHPSEFAAFPSLESSSVCNPGGAMAANGAGGGRGMGAFSAMELLRSTGCYVPMPQVQLGMPPEYAAAGFALGEFRMPLQHQQHHHQQQQHHHQQQQHQVQNMLGFSLDTGGGGDAGGYGAGLQGAQESATGRMLFPFEDLKPGANPNGGGASGGDQFEHSKDQGGGGGHETLGFWNNSMIGNGSSNDAGGGGGGGGGSSW; the protein is encoded by the coding sequence GGGCTAGGGCTCGTGAAGCCCATGGAGGAGATGATCATGGCTGGAAACCCAAATCCTAATTCTAATGGGAACCCGAACCCACAGCCGGCGCAGCCGTCTGGGACCGAAGCCCAGAGGGCCCCCGTTCCTGGCCCGCCGGCGGCAGGAGCGGGCGCGGCTGCCGGGACGGGCTCCACCGAGCGGAAGGCGGCGCGGCCGCAGAAGGAGAAGGCAATCAACTGCCCCAGGTGCAACTCCACCAACACCAAGTTCTGCTACTACAACAACTACagcctccagcagccgcgctacttCTGCAAGACGTGCCGCCGCTACTGGACCGAGGGCGGCTCGCTCCGGAacgtgcccgtcggcggcggctcaCGCAAGAATAAGAGATCGTCGTCCTCGGTGGTTTCGTCCGCGGTGGGCGCCGTCCCCACCTCGGCGGCGGCGTCCGGGACGGTCCCCGTCGGCGGGATGGCGGCCAAGAACCCGAAGCTGATGCACGAGGGCGCGCACGACCTCAACCTGGCGTTCCCGCACCACCACGGCCGCGTCTTGCACCCGTCGGAGTTCGCGGCGTTCCCTAGCCTGGAGAGCAGCAGCGTCTGCAACCCGGGAGGCGCCATGGCGGCCAACGGCGCGGGCGGCGGGAGGGGCATGGGCGCGTTTTCGGCGATGGAGCTGCTGAGGAGCACCGGCTGCTACGTACCGATGCCGCAGGTGCAGCTCGGGATGCCGCCGGAGTACGCAGCCGCGGGATTCGCGCTTGGCGAGTTCCGCATGCCGCTGCAGCATCAGCAACACCACCATCAGCAGCAGCaacaccaccaccagcagcagcagcatcaggtTCAGAACATGCTCGGGTTCTCCCTGGACACGGGAGGAGGTGGCGACGCCGGGGGATACGGCGCTGGGTTGCAGGGCGCGCAGGAGAGCGCAACGGGAAGGATGTTGTTCCCGTTCGAGGACTTGAAGCCGGGTGCGAACCCAAATGGAGGAGGTGCAAGTGGCGGTGATCAGTTTGAGCACAGCAAAGaccaaggcggcggcggtggccatgaGACTCTGGGGTTCTGGAATAACAGCATGATCGGGAATGGCAGCAGCAATGAcgccggcggtggcggtggcggcggcggcggcagttcgTGGTAG
- the LOC119323743 gene encoding dof zinc finger protein 2-like isoform X2, with translation MEEMIMAGNPNPNSNGNPNPQPAQPSGTEAQRAPVPGPPAAGAGAAAGTGSTERKAARPQKEKAINCPRCNSTNTKFCYYNNYSLQQPRYFCKTCRRYWTEGGSLRNVPVGGGSRKNKRSSSSVVSSAVGAVPTSAAASGTVPVGGMAAKNPKLMHEGAHDLNLAFPHHHGRVLHPSEFAAFPSLESSSVCNPGGAMAANGAGGGRGMGAFSAMELLRSTGCYVPMPQVQLGMPPEYAAAGFALGEFRMPLQHQQHHHQQQQHHHQQQQHQVQNMLGFSLDTGGGGDAGGYGAGLQGAQESATGRMLFPFEDLKPGANPNGGGASGGDQFEHSKDQGGGGGHETLGFWNNSMIGNGSSNDAGGGGGGGGGSSW, from the coding sequence ATGGAGGAGATGATCATGGCTGGAAACCCAAATCCTAATTCTAATGGGAACCCGAACCCACAGCCGGCGCAGCCGTCTGGGACCGAAGCCCAGAGGGCCCCCGTTCCTGGCCCGCCGGCGGCAGGAGCGGGCGCGGCTGCCGGGACGGGCTCCACCGAGCGGAAGGCGGCGCGGCCGCAGAAGGAGAAGGCAATCAACTGCCCCAGGTGCAACTCCACCAACACCAAGTTCTGCTACTACAACAACTACagcctccagcagccgcgctacttCTGCAAGACGTGCCGCCGCTACTGGACCGAGGGCGGCTCGCTCCGGAacgtgcccgtcggcggcggctcaCGCAAGAATAAGAGATCGTCGTCCTCGGTGGTTTCGTCCGCGGTGGGCGCCGTCCCCACCTCGGCGGCGGCGTCCGGGACGGTCCCCGTCGGCGGGATGGCGGCCAAGAACCCGAAGCTGATGCACGAGGGCGCGCACGACCTCAACCTGGCGTTCCCGCACCACCACGGCCGCGTCTTGCACCCGTCGGAGTTCGCGGCGTTCCCTAGCCTGGAGAGCAGCAGCGTCTGCAACCCGGGAGGCGCCATGGCGGCCAACGGCGCGGGCGGCGGGAGGGGCATGGGCGCGTTTTCGGCGATGGAGCTGCTGAGGAGCACCGGCTGCTACGTACCGATGCCGCAGGTGCAGCTCGGGATGCCGCCGGAGTACGCAGCCGCGGGATTCGCGCTTGGCGAGTTCCGCATGCCGCTGCAGCATCAGCAACACCACCATCAGCAGCAGCaacaccaccaccagcagcagcagcatcaggtTCAGAACATGCTCGGGTTCTCCCTGGACACGGGAGGAGGTGGCGACGCCGGGGGATACGGCGCTGGGTTGCAGGGCGCGCAGGAGAGCGCAACGGGAAGGATGTTGTTCCCGTTCGAGGACTTGAAGCCGGGTGCGAACCCAAATGGAGGAGGTGCAAGTGGCGGTGATCAGTTTGAGCACAGCAAAGaccaaggcggcggcggtggccatgaGACTCTGGGGTTCTGGAATAACAGCATGATCGGGAATGGCAGCAGCAATGAcgccggcggtggcggtggcggcggcggcggcagttcgTGGTAG